One Halomarina pelagica genomic region harbors:
- a CDS encoding nucleotide sugar dehydrogenase, translated as MATVCVHGLGYVGLPTAALLAHNGHEVTGYDVDEAVIDRLTRGEVRTGEAELREYIAAVIDDGALVPSNEIEPASYHLICVPTPLDAEAERAELAYVSSAAEGIAGVLREGDTVILESTVPPGTTEGPLRETLEEESGLRAGEDFHLAHSPETVLPGNILYELRANDRFVGGVDRDSTEIAASLYEPCIDGTVHRAPDASTAEFVKLVQNAYRDTNIGFANELARVARDYGIDTREAIELANRHARVDILQPGPGVGGHCLPVDPLFLAHGSDAVDLIRHARRVNDSMAGYVVDLVSHYFGGLDGKRLAVLGVAYKGNVDDTRNSPGLRVAQMLRAAEQERPAVADGGEHQGVETRLHDPHVSDDDGSLGLVSLETALDGADAIVVTTDHDEFRSLSPAKAAERMRGRLLVDTKGLLDENAWRDAGFDVLTL; from the coding sequence ATGGCGACGGTCTGCGTCCACGGTCTCGGGTACGTCGGACTCCCGACCGCGGCGCTGCTGGCCCACAACGGCCACGAGGTCACCGGCTACGACGTCGACGAGGCGGTCATCGACCGGTTGACCCGCGGCGAGGTCCGGACCGGCGAGGCGGAACTCCGCGAGTACATCGCGGCCGTCATCGACGACGGCGCGCTCGTGCCCTCGAACGAGATCGAGCCGGCGTCGTATCACCTCATCTGCGTCCCGACGCCGCTCGACGCCGAGGCCGAGCGGGCGGAACTCGCCTACGTGTCGAGCGCCGCCGAGGGCATCGCGGGCGTCCTCCGGGAGGGCGACACAGTGATCCTCGAATCGACCGTCCCCCCGGGAACGACGGAGGGACCGCTCCGCGAGACGCTGGAGGAGGAGTCGGGCCTGCGCGCCGGCGAGGACTTCCACCTCGCGCACAGCCCCGAGACCGTCCTCCCCGGGAACATCCTCTACGAACTCCGCGCCAACGACCGCTTCGTCGGCGGCGTCGATCGCGACTCGACCGAGATCGCGGCCAGCCTCTACGAGCCGTGCATCGACGGGACGGTCCACCGCGCCCCCGACGCGAGCACCGCGGAGTTCGTGAAGCTCGTCCAGAACGCCTACCGCGACACGAACATCGGCTTCGCGAACGAACTCGCCAGGGTCGCCCGCGACTACGGCATCGACACCCGCGAGGCGATCGAACTGGCGAACCGCCACGCCCGCGTCGACATCCTCCAGCCGGGACCGGGTGTCGGCGGCCACTGCCTGCCGGTCGATCCGCTGTTTCTCGCTCACGGCTCCGACGCCGTCGATCTCATCCGACACGCCCGCCGGGTGAACGACAGCATGGCGGGCTACGTCGTCGATCTCGTCTCCCACTACTTCGGCGGTCTGGACGGCAAGCGCCTCGCCGTCCTCGGCGTCGCCTACAAGGGCAACGTCGACGACACGCGCAACAGCCCCGGCCTCCGCGTCGCGCAGATGCTCCGGGCGGCCGAGCAGGAGCGCCCCGCCGTCGCCGACGGCGGCGAGCACCAGGGCGTCGAGACGCGCCTGCACGACCCGCACGTCTCCGACGACGACGGGTCGCTGGGACTCGTCTCGCTCGAGACGGCGCTCGACGGCGCGGACGCGATCGTCGTCACGACCGACCACGACGAGTTCCGATCTCTCTCCCCGGCGAAGGCGGCCGAGCGGATGCGGGGTCGCCTGCTGGTCGACACGAAGGGGCTACTCGACGAGAACGCGTGGCGCGACGCCGGCTTCGACGTACTCACGCTATGA